One stretch of Malus domestica chromosome 14, GDT2T_hap1 DNA includes these proteins:
- the LOC103424564 gene encoding uncharacterized protein yields the protein MAKSVSTAVSSLAQTLKRYFKKPWEITGPCADPEYKLAVPGALEYRVECPATTKVQACVPTSNPETVYDIKYYTRDQRRNRPPIRRTVLKKADVEKMMKERTTFNVSEFPPVYLAEAVEEDYNARGGGYQK from the coding sequence ATGGCGAAATCGGTCTCCACCGCCGTGTCATCCCTCGCTCAAACCCTAAAGCGGTACTTCAAGAAACCGTGGGAAATAACCGGCCCGTGTGCCGACCCGGAGTACAAATTAGCAGTGCCCGGCGCGCTCGAGTACCGGGTCGAGTGCCCAGCCACGACCAAGGTCCAGGCCTGCGTGCCCACCTCCAACCCGGAAACCGTGTACGACATCAAGTACTATACCCGCGACCAGAGGCGCAACCGGCCACCGATTAGACGCACCGTTTTGAAGAAGGCGGATGTGGAGAAGATGATGAAGGAGAGGACGACATTCAACGTCTCGGAATTCCCACCTGTTTACTTGGCCGAAGCCGTTGAAGAGGATTACAATGCTCGAGGTGGAGGCTACCAGAAATGA
- the LOC103424566 gene encoding zinc finger CCCH domain-containing protein 55, with product MTTVTAMEAVGEKIQSLNYGDYTAEIKTEDSVHTQKEVKDGARMDVCRTEKSQETKRAKFESVPPKVDEFGRLVREGSSDSDSDDSLYNKRYNKRGRSRIHSRSRSRSRSRSRSRSPLDSRRGSSWRRREKRSRSRSRSSRNQRSRSRSRSPTFRRANEFRDGSKRQDRRHIPECFDFLRGRCYRGAHCRYMHREYDKNDGSRQHRSKPTLFESQPGFKTFGIKEKVDEIKAREMQLCEDAPIARKDGQLIDAEKMNCESSRVTDIAVQVKQIVPENLRETTTRIPDGKEFHEVQKSHHPPPQLISSADNMKSSDGTSEDVLPLMNKSVVEQPQKADCPSVQMENSFMTDLSPVRASTTSPNMVSSSEPLPNATASTNVWPIKSSNDQPLSSQFMAPNSKELPLPSISAANVPYLSELPLPPPPPQPSQGASAVHAPQMHRDYNLMPLCPPQSISYQGSLPNQHAQFSLPPNSPWTSLPPPPPRPLYDSSLNAGTTAPGGSSQFQPNHLVPRNDFGSQPSIRPYSTVLPSHSQAGDFLHHMYPPMQEFPRPVLHRADFGSGNSSSQPFGGLGHMREDRFTHAPVQDLSSSHAFAHGNTHPQPGPPSQELTMNKLQNFSGDNFPSGDLLNSSLQIHPRSQNQQPTYSTQYPVGDGILGVPGKTGVQYPVGDSILGFPGKDGPMSQYPTDIVDRNQSSRLPEFGASRIPTHHNPYASTFEQPLSSKFSSNIHNQDNGAPSGNMFDTPCNLSQVLVDGQGVGSVGSRQTTSSPSSARAAGQLLPKSDGEQYDPLWDSIEPSSALLKKHGHGQKQESAGDSNIIVRLSENKHKEVETVASATSLDIDEFGETADAEVGVVEDESLSDPGGAANMAGEIEIDQVESPGKSKKKKDSRSTRLFKIAIANFVKEILKPSWRQGNMSKEAFKTIVKKTVDKVSGAMKKHQIPKSEAKINHYIDSSQRKLTKLVMGYVDKYVNV from the exons ATGACAACAGTGACAGCCATGGAA GCGGTGGGTGAAAAAATTCAGTCCTTAAATTACGGAGACTATACGGCAGAAATAAAAACAGAAGATTCCGTGCATACTCAAAAGGAGGTTAAGGATGGTGCTCGTATGGATGTTTGTAGGACGGAAAAGTCTCAGGAGACTAAAAGGGCTAAGTTTGAATCAGTTCCTCCAAAGGTGGATGAGTTTGGGAGATTGGTCAGAGAAGGTTCCAGTGATAGTGACTCTGACGATTCACTCTATAATAAAAGGTATAATAAAAGAGGTAGAAGTCGAATACATAGCCGTAGCCGTAGCCGTAGCCGCAGTCGCAGTCGCAGTCGGTCTCCTCTTGATAGCAGGAGGGGAAGTTCAtggaggagaagagagaagcGAAGCCGTTCTCGGAG TCGGTCTTCTAGGAATCAAAGAAGCAGGAGTAGGAGCAGGTCCCCCACATTTAGGCGCGCAAATGAGTTCAGAGATGGCAGTAAGAGACAGGACCGGCGCCACATTCCAGAATGTTTTGACTTCCTTCGAGGCAGATGCTACCGAGGAGCACACTGTCGGTATATGCACCGGGAATATGACAAGAATGATGGTTCAAGGCAACATAGGAGCAAACCAACCCTTTTCGAGTCTCAGCCTGGTTTCAAAACTTTTGGGATTAAGGAAAAGGTTGATGAAATTAAAGCTCGGGAGATGCAACTCTGTGAAGATGCGCCTATTGCTAGAAAAGATGGTCAGTTGATTGATGCTGAGAAAATGAATTGTGAGAGTTCTAGAGTCACAGATATTGCAGTGCAAGTGAAACAAATAGTTCCTGAAAACCTTAGGGAAACCACCACTCGCATTCCTGACGGAAAAGAATTTCACGAAGTGCAAAAATCTCACCACCCACCCCCTCAGCTAATAAGCAGTGCTGATAATATGAAGTCATCTGATGGTACTTCCGAGGATGTGCTTCCTCTTATGAATAAGTCCGTAGTAGAGCAACCTCAAAAGGCTGATTGTCCATCTGTTCAGATGGAAAACTCTTTCATGACTGATCTGTCACCGGTTCGAGCATCCACGACTTCTCCAAATATGGTTTCTAGTAGTGAGCCTTTACCAAATGCAACTGCGTCGACTAATGTGTGGCCCATCAAAAGTTCTAATGACCAACCACTTTCGTCACAATTCATGGCTCCTAATTCTAAAGAGTTACCTCTTCCCAGCATCTCTGCTGCAAATGTTCCATATCTTTCAGAGCTGCCccttcctccacctcctcctcaaCCTTCACAAGGTGCCAGTGCTGTTCATGCTCCACAGATGCATAGGGATTACAATTTGATGCCACTCTGTCCACCGCAGTCTATATCTTACCAAGGTTCCTTACCCAACCAACATGCTCAGTTCTCTCTACCACCAAATTCCCCTTGGACATCCTTACCCCCGCCACCTCCACGACCACTGTATGATTCATCTTTAAATGCAGGAACTACCGCACCAGGTGGTTCTTCACAGTTTCAGCCGAACCATTTGGTTCCAAGGAATGACTTTGGTTCTCAGCCTTCTATCAGGCCTTACTCAACTGTATTGCCTTCTCATTCTCAGGCTGGTGATTTTCTGCATCATATGTACCCTCCAATGCAGGAATTTCCTCGCCCTGTGTTGCATAGAGCAGATTTTGGATCAGGCAACTCATCAAGTCAACCATTTGGAGGCCTTGGTCATATGAGAGAAGACCGCTTTACACATGCTCCTGTGCAGGATTTAAGTTCTTCACACGCTTTTGCTCATGGCAACACGCACCCACAACCTGGTCCTCCTTCACAGGAATTGACTATGAACAAATTGCAAAATTTCTCTGGTGACAATTTTCCTTCTGGCGACCTTTTAAATTCATCCTTACAGATTCATCCCCGTTCACAGAACCAACAGCCAACCTATAGCACACAATACCCTGTTGGTGATGGCATCTTGGGTGTGCCTGGGAAGACTGGTGTGCAATACCCTGTAGGTGATAGCATTTTGGGTTTTCCTGGGAAGGATGGTCCTATGTCCCAATACCCTACAGATATTGTGGACAGAAATCAATCGTCTCGCCTTCCTGAATTTGGGGCATCTAGAATACCTACACATCATAATCCTTACGCATCTACTTTTGAGCAGCCACTATCCTCCAAATTCAGTTCTAACATTCACAATCAAGACAACGGTGCTCCCTCTGGTAACATGTTTGATACTCCCTGCAATTTGAGCCAAGTTCTTGTGGATGGGCAAGGTGTTGGCAGTGTTGGATCAAGACAGACTACTTCATCACCAAGTTCTGCTAGAGCTGCTGGACAGCTTTTGCCCAAGTCAGATGGTGAGCAGTATGATCCCCTTTGGGACAGCATTGAGCCATCATCAGCTTTGCTCAAGAAACATGGTCATGGTCAAAAACAGGAATCTGCCGGTGATTCcaatatcattgtgaggctcaGTGAGAACAAGCATAAAGAGGTTGAAACCGTTGCATCAGCTACATCTCTGGATATTGATGAGTTTGGTGAGACAGCGGATGCAGAAGTGGGTGTTGTTGAGGACGAGAGTCTGAGTGATCCTGGTGGTGCAGCAAACATGGCTGGTGAGATTGAGATTGATCAGGTGGAGTCTCCAGGGAAGAGCAAGAAGAAAAAGGATTCAAGATCAACGAGACTTTTCAAGATTGCTATTGCAAATTTTGTAAAGGAAATTCTGAAGCCATCGTGGCGGCAGGGTAATATGAGCAAGGAAGCGTTTAAGACCATTGTCAAAAAGACTGTTGATAAGGTCTCTGGAGCCATGAAGAAGCACCAGATACCCAAGTCAGAGGCAAAGATAAATCACTACATTGACTCGTCACAGCGGAAACTGACAAAACTGGTGATG GGTTATGTTGACAAGTATGTGAATGTGTAG